A genomic segment from Thiomicrorhabdus aquaedulcis encodes:
- the grxD gene encoding Grx4 family monothiol glutaredoxin, which yields MENASNQDPVIKETLERIHSQVTNNPVVLYMKGTPQMPSCGFSSRASQALAETGEKFAFVNILADATIFEHLPKYQDWPTFPQLYIGGELQGGCDITLELAESGELKRLMAEANA from the coding sequence ATGGAAAACGCAAGCAATCAAGACCCTGTAATTAAAGAAACCTTAGAACGAATTCACAGTCAAGTGACCAACAATCCGGTAGTGTTGTACATGAAAGGCACGCCGCAAATGCCATCGTGTGGTTTTTCAAGCCGCGCGTCGCAAGCCTTGGCTGAAACCGGTGAAAAGTTTGCGTTTGTTAATATTTTGGCCGATGCAACCATTTTTGAACACTTGCCAAAATACCAAGATTGGCCGACCTTTCCGCAATTGTACATTGGCGGCGAGTTGCAAGGCGGGTGCGACATTACGTTAGAATTGGCCGAGTCGGGTGAGTTAAAGCGTCTGATGGCTGAGGCGAATGCTTAA
- the ilvD gene encoding dihydroxy-acid dehydratase translates to MPQYRSKTSTHGRNMAGARALWRATGMTTEDFGKPIIAIANSFTQFVPGHVHLKDMGQLVARIIEEAGGVAKEFNTIAVDDGIAMGHDGMLYSLPSRDLIADSVEYMVNAHCADALVCISNCDKITPGMMMAAMRLNIPTIFVTGGPMESGKTVLGGLGIKLDLVDAMVMAADAKQSDADVDEVERSACPTCGSCSGMFTANSMNCLAEALGIALPGNGTTLATHADRKHLFEEAGRRIVEITKQYYEQDDDSVLPRSIATYEAFENAMVLDVAMGGSTNTVLHLLAIAHEAEVNFTMADMDHISRRVPCLVKVAPNSKEYHMEDVHRAGGIMRILGELERGGLINTDVPTVHSSSMGAALELWDIRRTDDAAVHHFFKAAPGNVRTVVAFSQNKRWKDVDIDPVKGCVRDVEHAYTKEGGLAVLYGNIALDGCIVKTAGVDEELFKFSGAARIFESQDSAVAGILAGEVLAGEVVVIRYEGPKGGPGMQEMLYPTSYIKSMGLGKACALLTDGRFSGGTSGLSIGHVSPEAAEGGNIGLVEQGDLIEIDIPNRTIRVVLSDEQLAERRQAMVSKGRNAWKPKEVRPRKVSPALRAYAAMTTSAAFGAVRNVEQIEHR, encoded by the coding sequence ATGCCGCAATATCGTTCAAAAACCAGTACGCATGGCCGCAACATGGCAGGAGCACGTGCATTATGGCGCGCCACAGGCATGACCACAGAAGATTTTGGCAAACCCATCATTGCCATTGCCAACTCGTTTACCCAGTTTGTACCGGGACATGTGCATTTAAAAGACATGGGGCAACTGGTTGCGCGCATTATTGAAGAAGCCGGCGGGGTGGCAAAAGAGTTTAACACCATCGCAGTGGACGACGGAATTGCCATGGGGCACGACGGTATGTTGTACTCGTTGCCATCGCGCGATTTAATTGCCGATTCGGTTGAATACATGGTTAATGCCCATTGTGCAGACGCGTTAGTGTGTATTTCAAACTGCGATAAAATCACCCCTGGAATGATGATGGCTGCGATGCGCTTAAACATCCCGACTATTTTTGTCACCGGCGGCCCGATGGAATCCGGTAAAACCGTGTTGGGTGGATTGGGTATTAAACTTGATTTAGTTGACGCAATGGTTATGGCCGCCGACGCCAAACAAAGCGACGCTGACGTGGATGAAGTAGAGCGTTCGGCCTGCCCAACGTGCGGCTCGTGTTCTGGCATGTTTACCGCCAACTCGATGAACTGCTTGGCCGAAGCCTTAGGCATTGCTTTGCCGGGCAATGGTACTACTTTGGCCACACACGCTGACCGCAAACATTTGTTTGAAGAAGCGGGGCGCAGAATAGTTGAAATCACCAAACAATATTACGAGCAAGACGACGATTCGGTTTTACCGCGCTCGATTGCGACCTATGAAGCCTTTGAAAACGCCATGGTGTTAGACGTAGCCATGGGCGGCTCGACCAACACCGTATTGCATTTGTTAGCGATTGCTCACGAAGCCGAAGTGAACTTTACGATGGCCGACATGGACCATATCTCGCGTCGTGTTCCTTGCTTAGTTAAAGTAGCGCCTAACTCAAAAGAATATCACATGGAAGACGTGCATCGTGCTGGCGGCATTATGCGTATTTTGGGTGAGTTGGAGCGCGGTGGATTAATTAACACCGACGTACCGACGGTGCATTCATCCAGTATGGGTGCGGCACTTGAGTTATGGGACATTCGCCGCACGGACGATGCGGCGGTGCATCATTTCTTTAAAGCCGCGCCAGGTAACGTGCGTACGGTTGTGGCCTTTAGCCAAAACAAGCGCTGGAAAGACGTGGACATTGACCCAGTCAAAGGGTGTGTTCGTGATGTTGAACACGCCTACACCAAAGAAGGTGGTTTGGCTGTGTTGTACGGCAACATCGCCTTGGACGGTTGCATTGTAAAAACCGCTGGGGTTGACGAAGAGCTGTTTAAATTCAGCGGCGCGGCGCGCATTTTTGAAAGCCAAGATTCGGCTGTAGCCGGAATTTTAGCCGGTGAAGTGTTGGCCGGTGAAGTGGTTGTTATTCGTTACGAAGGACCAAAAGGCGGGCCGGGCATGCAAGAGATGCTGTATCCCACCAGTTACATCAAATCAATGGGTTTAGGCAAAGCGTGCGCGCTGTTAACCGATGGTCGTTTCTCGGGTGGAACATCAGGCCTGTCGATTGGTCACGTATCACCCGAAGCGGCAGAAGGTGGTAATATTGGGTTAGTTGAGCAAGGCGATTTAATCGAAATTGACATTCCAAATCGCACCATTCGCGTTGTCCTAAGCGATGAACAGTTAGCAGAGCGTCGTCAAGCGATGGTGTCAAAAGGGCGTAATGCCTGGAAGCCCAAGGAAGTGCGTCCACGTAAAGTCAGTCCTGCGTTGCGTGCTTATGCGGCAATGACTACCAGTGCCGCGTTTGGTGCGGTGCGTAACGTTGAACAAATCGAACACCGTTAA
- a CDS encoding alpha/beta hydrolase translates to MKWNQLLSISLLALGLCGVPASQSLAQDIILPITPSNIKAEAHYLLGEAEKPAVLILHGFLTTNQFHTVVAMATALHDEGYTTLSPTLTLDISQRKSSVKCNSIHTHTLEKDVLEVAQWVKWLNEQGHKKVVVLGHSSGSQELLEMLHTQPQLNIAAAVFTSLFYLNGEELGSMENEIVFAQNALKQAKPAPQKYSFLFCKNNYFATPESFLSYMKLDRAYILERLTNLTIPSYTIMGGADKRYQSTGRDWLTLLEKTGTKLTVVEGANHFFSSEYEFTLQERIVEILNALE, encoded by the coding sequence ATGAAGTGGAATCAATTGTTGTCAATAAGCCTATTAGCGCTTGGATTGTGTGGCGTACCTGCCAGTCAGAGTTTAGCGCAAGACATTATTTTACCCATTACGCCCTCTAACATTAAGGCCGAAGCGCACTATCTTTTGGGTGAGGCCGAAAAGCCTGCTGTGTTAATTTTGCACGGATTTTTAACCACCAATCAATTTCATACCGTTGTGGCTATGGCTACGGCACTGCACGATGAAGGCTATACCACCTTAAGCCCAACGCTCACGCTGGACATTTCTCAACGCAAAAGCTCGGTAAAATGCAATTCAATCCATACCCATACTTTAGAAAAAGACGTTTTAGAAGTCGCACAATGGGTTAAGTGGCTTAATGAACAAGGGCATAAAAAAGTAGTCGTATTAGGGCATTCCAGTGGCAGTCAAGAACTACTAGAAATGTTGCACACTCAGCCACAACTTAACATTGCGGCGGCGGTGTTTACCAGTCTATTTTACCTTAACGGTGAAGAGCTTGGCTCAATGGAAAACGAGATTGTCTTTGCTCAAAACGCCCTAAAACAGGCAAAACCAGCCCCTCAAAAATACAGTTTTTTATTTTGTAAAAACAACTATTTCGCCACTCCTGAAAGCTTTTTATCGTATATGAAACTTGACCGAGCTTACATTTTAGAACGCTTAACCAATCTAACCATTCCTAGCTACACTATTATGGGCGGCGCTGATAAGCGTTACCAAAGCACAGGACGCGATTGGTTAACCCTGCTTGAAAAAACCGGCACTAAGCTAACCGTTGTAGAAGGTGCCAACCACTTTTTTTCGAGCGAATATGAATTTACATTACAAGAGCGAATTGTTGAAATCCTTAACGCGCTTGAATAA
- a CDS encoding N-acetylglutaminylglutamine amidotransferase: MCGICGEIYFNGQTASKARLEPMLKALEKRGPDDGGIWLHGQVGFGHRRLAIIDLSAGGHQPMLDGELTLVFNGCIYNYVALKHELEALGQVFKSHSDTEVLLKAYRQWGMECVSRFEGMFAFAIWDDDQQQLLIARDRMGIKPLYYAVVDGGVRFASNTQALLTANDIDTSIDPIGLHHQLTLHAVIPAPHTILNGIKKLEPAHWMIINPDGQIYKKQYWYLEAQHPSKMADGSAVPNTDQAWLDVIHRALKEAVHKRLTAADVPVGVLLSGGLDSSLLVALLAEAGVKNIKTFSIGFEDAPEEKGNEFEFSDLVVERYQTDHKKYLISNQDVLPRLHESVKAMSEPMVGQDAIAFYLLSEKVAQDVKVVMSGQGADEVFAGYSWYPKMAQAGQNIAPNDSDAAVAAFAPFYFDRSHQEWLDTVSPQYHVDDVTSRYIGDRLTEAGADTFLDQVLRLDVTTLIVDDPVKRVDNMTMAWGLEARVPFLDHALVELVMASPDALKLKQDGKYILKAIARGLVPDAIIDRPKVAFPMPALKYVRGEFYEFMKALLMSPAAQARGIFNADALQNLLDNPEAPSSFTAIQGSKLWHAALLEFWLQTHVDKTL; this comes from the coding sequence ATGTGCGGTATTTGTGGTGAGATTTATTTTAACGGCCAAACAGCGTCTAAAGCACGTTTAGAGCCTATGCTAAAAGCACTTGAAAAGCGCGGTCCCGACGACGGTGGCATTTGGCTACACGGTCAAGTGGGGTTTGGGCATCGGCGTTTGGCCATTATTGATTTAAGCGCAGGCGGCCATCAGCCGATGTTGGACGGCGAGCTTACCTTGGTGTTTAACGGCTGTATTTACAATTATGTGGCGTTAAAACACGAGCTTGAAGCGCTGGGTCAGGTGTTTAAGTCGCATTCTGATACCGAGGTATTGTTAAAAGCCTATCGCCAATGGGGGATGGAGTGTGTAAGCCGGTTTGAAGGCATGTTTGCGTTTGCCATTTGGGACGACGATCAACAACAACTGTTAATAGCCCGCGACCGCATGGGCATTAAACCTTTGTATTACGCGGTGGTCGACGGTGGTGTGCGGTTTGCCTCAAACACCCAAGCGTTGCTAACGGCCAACGACATTGATACCTCAATTGATCCGATTGGTTTGCATCATCAACTGACTTTGCACGCTGTGATACCTGCGCCGCACACCATATTAAACGGCATTAAAAAACTTGAGCCGGCGCATTGGATGATTATTAACCCCGATGGCCAAATCTATAAAAAGCAATATTGGTATTTAGAAGCGCAACATCCTAGCAAAATGGCCGACGGTTCGGCAGTTCCTAATACTGACCAGGCCTGGTTAGACGTGATTCATCGCGCTTTAAAAGAGGCCGTACACAAACGTTTAACGGCCGCTGACGTGCCGGTGGGTGTGTTGTTGTCGGGCGGATTAGATTCAAGCTTGCTGGTGGCCTTGTTGGCCGAGGCGGGGGTGAAAAACATCAAAACCTTTTCGATTGGCTTTGAAGACGCGCCAGAAGAAAAAGGCAATGAATTTGAATTTTCGGATTTGGTGGTGGAGCGTTATCAAACCGACCATAAAAAATATCTGATTTCCAATCAAGACGTGTTGCCGCGCTTGCACGAATCGGTCAAAGCCATGTCCGAACCCATGGTGGGCCAAGACGCGATCGCCTTTTATTTGCTGTCCGAAAAAGTGGCTCAAGACGTAAAAGTCGTTATGTCCGGGCAAGGGGCTGACGAAGTGTTTGCCGGTTATTCTTGGTACCCTAAAATGGCGCAAGCCGGCCAAAATATTGCCCCCAACGACAGTGACGCGGCCGTGGCGGCGTTTGCACCTTTTTACTTTGACCGCAGTCATCAAGAGTGGCTCGACACGGTGTCGCCCCAGTATCACGTGGACGATGTAACCTCGCGCTACATTGGCGATCGCTTAACCGAAGCCGGTGCAGACACGTTTTTAGACCAAGTATTGCGCTTAGATGTGACCACGTTAATTGTCGACGACCCTGTAAAACGCGTCGACAACATGACCATGGCGTGGGGATTAGAAGCGCGGGTGCCGTTTTTAGACCATGCCTTAGTTGAGCTGGTGATGGCCTCACCCGATGCACTTAAGCTTAAGCAAGACGGTAAATACATTTTAAAAGCAATTGCCCGCGGTTTAGTGCCCGATGCCATCATTGACCGTCCTAAAGTGGCGTTTCCCATGCCGGCGCTTAAATACGTGCGCGGCGAATTTTATGAGTTTATGAAAGCGTTGCTCATGTCGCCGGCCGCTCAGGCGCGCGGTATTTTTAACGCGGATGCCTTGCAGAACTTATTAGACAACCCCGAAGCGCCTAGCAGTTTTACCGCCATTCAGGGCAGCAAATTATGGCATGCGGCGCTGTTGGAGTTTTGGTTGCAAACGCATGTGGATAAAACGCTTTAA
- the rnt gene encoding ribonuclease T → MKDRFRGFLPVVVDVETGGFNADKDALLEMAVVTLEMNAAGRLVRSATFDKNILPFAGSNLEPSALKFIGMDDPFHPFREAVSEKEALKELFAPINHHLKVTGCTRAILVGHNAFFDLNFVKKAAERCHVKSPFHEFSTFDTVSLAGLVYGQTVLAKAVVKAGLEWDNSQAHSAVYDTEKTADLFCTIVNQFPILLERFDD, encoded by the coding sequence ATGAAAGACCGTTTTCGCGGATTCTTGCCCGTTGTGGTCGATGTTGAAACCGGCGGATTTAATGCCGACAAAGATGCGTTACTGGAAATGGCGGTGGTTACCCTAGAAATGAACGCCGCAGGCCGTTTGGTACGCAGCGCCACGTTTGACAAAAACATTTTACCCTTTGCCGGCTCTAACCTTGAACCCAGCGCCCTTAAATTTATTGGCATGGACGACCCCTTTCACCCTTTTAGAGAAGCCGTAAGCGAAAAAGAGGCGTTAAAAGAGTTGTTTGCACCCATCAATCACCACTTAAAAGTCACCGGCTGCACACGAGCGATTTTGGTGGGGCATAACGCATTTTTTGATTTAAACTTTGTTAAAAAAGCCGCCGAGCGTTGTCATGTTAAATCGCCATTTCACGAATTTAGCACCTTTGATACCGTATCGCTGGCCGGCTTAGTCTATGGTCAAACAGTACTGGCCAAAGCGGTGGTTAAAGCCGGTTTAGAATGGGACAACAGCCAAGCACACAGCGCCGTGTACGACACCGAAAAAACCGCCGACCTTTTTTGTACGATTGTGAATCAGTTTCCGATTTTACTGGAACGTTTTGATGATTAA
- the argA gene encoding amino-acid N-acetyltransferase — MNQSELDFINTLRQSSGYIEQHRGKTCVIYIPGELIMVPSNLHQLAQDIALLDNLGIKMVLVMGASAQIDHAMRLANMPFDHHHQFRITTSEMLPIFQQTIGVVRSQLEAAFTRANNSQPVPLTVTSGNWVIAQPKGVIDGIDFQHTGRLRKMNHQAISACLNAEQVALLTPLAYSLTGEVFNLNTLEQACAVANSIQADKLMVFASPQQLAGLPKQLSIPQLRHAISQSTDAEQIDFLTQISVTNNRVKRVHLMDEQTPSAILLELFTRDGSGTLIFSDRYHQVRMANIEDVVGILELITPLEQQGVLVKRSRERLELEIANFMIIERDQHIIGCAALYPHADLSGELACLAIHPNYQGQELGEELLNAIEQNAQHQHLKKLFLLTTHTHHWFIEHGFMLSTIDQLPEQKQSLYNFQRQSKVLTKSLSNDR; from the coding sequence ATGAATCAATCTGAATTAGATTTTATTAATACCTTGCGCCAGTCGTCTGGCTACATTGAGCAGCATCGCGGCAAAACCTGTGTTATTTACATTCCAGGTGAGCTTATTATGGTGCCCAGCAACTTGCACCAACTGGCGCAAGACATTGCCTTGCTCGACAACCTAGGCATTAAAATGGTGTTGGTAATGGGCGCGTCGGCGCAAATTGACCACGCCATGCGCCTGGCCAATATGCCCTTTGATCACCACCACCAATTTAGAATCACCACCAGCGAGATGTTGCCCATATTTCAGCAAACCATTGGCGTGGTGCGCAGTCAACTCGAAGCGGCGTTTACCCGTGCCAATAACTCGCAGCCCGTGCCTTTAACGGTGACCTCTGGCAATTGGGTGATTGCTCAACCTAAGGGCGTGATTGATGGCATCGACTTTCAGCATACCGGTCGATTGCGTAAAATGAACCATCAGGCGATTTCGGCGTGTTTAAACGCTGAACAAGTTGCCCTGTTAACCCCGCTGGCGTATTCGTTAACCGGTGAGGTGTTTAACCTAAACACCCTTGAGCAGGCTTGTGCCGTGGCCAACAGCATTCAGGCCGATAAGTTAATGGTGTTTGCCTCACCGCAACAGTTAGCAGGCCTGCCCAAACAATTAAGCATTCCACAATTAAGGCACGCCATTTCTCAATCAACCGATGCCGAGCAAATTGACTTTTTAACGCAAATTTCGGTCACCAATAACCGCGTTAAACGCGTGCATTTAATGGACGAACAAACTCCCAGCGCCATTTTATTAGAGCTGTTTACCCGCGATGGCTCAGGCACACTTATTTTTAGCGACCGCTATCATCAGGTACGCATGGCCAATATTGAAGACGTTGTGGGCATCTTAGAACTGATTACGCCGCTTGAACAACAAGGTGTGTTAGTCAAGCGTTCGCGCGAACGTCTTGAGCTAGAAATTGCCAACTTTATGATCATTGAGCGCGACCAGCACATCATTGGCTGTGCCGCCCTCTACCCGCACGCCGACTTAAGCGGTGAACTGGCCTGTTTGGCCATTCACCCCAATTATCAAGGCCAAGAGTTGGGCGAAGAGTTGCTTAACGCCATTGAGCAAAATGCTCAACATCAACATCTTAAAAAACTCTTTTTACTCACCACCCACACCCATCACTGGTTTATAGAACACGGTTTTATGTTAAGCACCATTGACCAACTGCCCGAACAAAAACAATCTCTTTACAACTTTCAACGACAATCTAAAGTCTTGACCAAATCGCTGTCAAATGACCGCTAA
- the soxA gene encoding sulfur oxidation c-type cytochrome SoxA codes for MKKTLAITLTLGVTFGATATLAAAIDPETDRQQMVDFFKAKNPKIAMDAYVNGAYIYSADAMAQWEAAEEFPPYLDAIDSGEQLYTADKAVFEKCFGTDVTKIRPKYPMFDEATQKVVTLESSINKCRTDAGLKPYKLKEGDIANVSGYLAYQARGAKIDVKIESEGARKAYEDGRKSYITPTGQFGLSCAKCHTYNAGRNARADTLSPNIGHTSHFPVFRAGAQKLTTLHHRYLGCHENMRAEPFEAQSDQYKNLEFFQAYVSNGLEINGPGYRK; via the coding sequence ATGAAAAAGACACTGGCAATCACCTTAACACTAGGTGTAACTTTCGGCGCTACCGCTACATTAGCAGCCGCAATTGACCCAGAAACCGATCGCCAACAGATGGTCGATTTCTTCAAAGCTAAAAATCCAAAAATAGCCATGGATGCTTATGTTAATGGCGCATACATTTATTCAGCCGACGCAATGGCTCAATGGGAAGCCGCTGAAGAGTTCCCTCCATATTTAGACGCAATTGACTCAGGTGAGCAACTTTACACTGCCGATAAAGCGGTATTTGAAAAATGTTTTGGAACAGATGTGACAAAAATCCGCCCAAAATATCCAATGTTTGATGAAGCCACTCAAAAAGTGGTCACACTTGAATCTTCTATAAACAAATGCAGAACAGATGCTGGCCTGAAGCCATACAAACTTAAAGAAGGCGACATTGCCAACGTGAGTGGTTATTTAGCTTACCAGGCTCGTGGCGCTAAAATTGACGTTAAAATTGAAAGTGAAGGTGCTCGTAAGGCCTATGAAGATGGTCGCAAAAGCTACATTACTCCAACGGGCCAATTTGGTTTATCTTGTGCAAAATGCCATACATACAATGCTGGACGTAATGCTCGTGCAGATACCTTGTCACCCAATATTGGGCATACATCGCATTTTCCAGTGTTTAGAGCTGGCGCGCAAAAGCTAACTACATTACACCACCGTTATTTAGGGTGTCATGAAAACATGCGTGCTGAACCTTTTGAAGCACAAAGTGATCAGTATAAAAACTTAGAGTTTTTTCAAGCTTATGTATCTAACGGCCTAGAGATTAATGGTCCTGGTTATAGAAAATAA
- the soxY gene encoding thiosulfate oxidation carrier protein SoxY: MKRRSFLKGTLATGAAAIAVNAGLLTPSTVLAADWNKKAFDAKTTDDALTSVYGSAGATASADVKLKAPAIAENGAVTPVEVDASGITGVESISILASKNPQPMVCEYTFGAAGVGFVSTRIKMGQTMNVVAVVKAGGKLLKAEQEVKVTIGGCGG, encoded by the coding sequence ATGAAACGTAGATCTTTTCTTAAAGGCACCCTTGCAACTGGCGCAGCAGCAATCGCTGTAAACGCTGGTTTACTTACACCTAGCACCGTATTAGCAGCTGATTGGAACAAAAAAGCATTTGACGCTAAAACAACTGACGACGCTTTAACCAGCGTTTACGGATCTGCTGGTGCAACTGCCTCTGCAGATGTTAAATTAAAAGCTCCTGCTATCGCAGAAAACGGTGCCGTAACACCTGTAGAAGTTGATGCTTCTGGTATTACTGGTGTTGAGTCAATCTCTATTCTTGCAAGCAAAAACCCACAGCCAATGGTATGTGAATATACGTTTGGTGCAGCAGGTGTTGGTTTCGTTTCAACGCGCATCAAAATGGGTCAAACCATGAACGTTGTCGCAGTTGTTAAAGCGGGCGGCAAGCTACTTAAAGCTGAACAAGAAGTTAAAGTAACTATTGGTGGATGTGGCGGATAA
- a CDS encoding TerB family tellurite resistance protein: protein MFADKLNQAQRQVVFDLAANIAAADHNISEEEIQYLKEFSELYGLKYDLDKADINFDDALVVLNTKQAKIITLQELIKISYKDGHFGKQEQDKVFLIAQKMGLNDPELFMRVERWVRQGFDWLYEGEQMLED, encoded by the coding sequence ATGTTTGCAGATAAGTTAAACCAAGCACAGCGCCAAGTCGTGTTCGATTTGGCGGCTAATATTGCTGCCGCCGACCACAATATTTCCGAAGAAGAGATTCAATACCTAAAAGAGTTTAGTGAACTTTATGGCTTAAAGTACGATTTGGACAAGGCGGATATTAATTTTGATGATGCGTTGGTGGTACTCAACACTAAGCAGGCCAAAATTATTACCTTGCAAGAACTCATTAAAATTTCATACAAAGACGGACATTTTGGCAAGCAAGAACAAGATAAGGTTTTTTTAATTGCCCAAAAGATGGGTTTAAACGATCCAGAGCTTTTTATGCGCGTAGAGCGTTGGGTGCGTCAAGGATTTGATTGGTTGTACGAAGGTGAGCAAATGCTCGAAGATTAG
- the soxZ gene encoding thiosulfate oxidation carrier complex protein SoxZ — protein MAIQIRMRGKAENGVAEVKALIKHPMESGLRMNQKTGTPYPALYINMVSIKVNGVEAITSQWSGAVSTNPYMAVKVKANAGDEVVVSMTDNAGDTGTETIKV, from the coding sequence ATGGCAATTCAAATCAGAATGCGTGGCAAAGCAGAAAACGGCGTTGCTGAAGTTAAAGCGTTAATTAAGCACCCAATGGAATCTGGTCTTCGTATGAACCAAAAAACTGGAACTCCATATCCAGCTCTTTATATCAACATGGTTTCTATTAAGGTTAATGGTGTTGAAGCTATTACTTCTCAGTGGTCTGGCGCGGTTTCTACCAACCCATACATGGCTGTTAAAGTTAAAGCAAACGCAGGCGATGAAGTTGTAGTTTCTATGACTGACAACGCTGGCGACACTGGAACTGAAACAATTAAGGTTTAA
- the soxX gene encoding sulfur oxidation c-type cytochrome SoxX produces MFNSKMKQLMSALVLSTAVISVPFAAHAQEPAKPAAAAAKPAAKPMDGKQLTIANSKGNCLACHMVADGAQPGNIGPAIVAMKLRYPDKQKLYDKIWAQSSVPNSMMPAFGQHGILTDDEINKIVDYIYTL; encoded by the coding sequence ATGTTTAATTCTAAAATGAAGCAACTAATGTCAGCATTAGTTCTATCAACAGCGGTTATTTCAGTGCCTTTTGCAGCTCACGCTCAAGAGCCAGCCAAACCTGCAGCAGCAGCCGCTAAACCAGCAGCTAAGCCTATGGACGGTAAACAGTTAACGATTGCAAATTCAAAAGGCAACTGTTTAGCCTGTCACATGGTTGCTGACGGCGCACAACCTGGAAACATTGGTCCTGCCATTGTTGCAATGAAATTACGTTACCCTGATAAACAAAAGCTGTACGATAAAATATGGGCGCAGTCTTCTGTTCCTAACAGTATGATGCCCGCGTTTGGACAACACGGCATTTTAACTGACGATGAAATCAACAAAATTGTTGATTACATTTACACGCTGTAA